One genomic region from Ornithinimicrobium flavum encodes:
- a CDS encoding ABC transporter ATP-binding protein — MATVTYDEATRIYPGADSPSVDKLNIEIADGEFLVLVGPSGCGKSTSLRMLAGLEEVNGGRILIGDRDVTHMPPKDRDVAMVFQNYALYPHMTVADNMGFALRIAGKNKAEIRERVEEAAKILDLTDYLERKPKALSGGQRQRVAMGRAIVRQPQVFLMDEPLSNLDAKLRVQTRTQIASLQRRLGVTTVYVTHDQVEAMTMGDRVAVLKDGILQQCDAPRHMYDHPNNVFVAGFIGSPAMNLMTVPVADGGLRLGDYVHPVERGLLSGVGNEVVLGVRPEDVELSDSGRGLPIEIDVVEELGADAYIYGELPGASVTDKPFIARVDGRTPPKKGEVVHFQPKGDHVHLFHAETGERIGS, encoded by the coding sequence ATGGCAACCGTCACCTACGACGAGGCGACCCGCATCTACCCCGGTGCCGACTCGCCCTCCGTCGACAAGCTCAACATCGAGATCGCCGACGGCGAGTTCCTCGTCCTCGTCGGCCCCTCCGGCTGCGGCAAGTCCACCTCGCTGCGCATGCTGGCCGGCCTGGAGGAGGTCAACGGCGGACGCATCCTCATCGGGGACCGCGACGTCACCCACATGCCGCCCAAGGACCGCGACGTCGCGATGGTCTTCCAGAACTACGCGCTCTACCCGCACATGACGGTCGCGGACAACATGGGCTTCGCCCTGAGGATCGCCGGCAAGAACAAGGCCGAGATCCGCGAGCGCGTCGAGGAGGCCGCCAAGATCCTCGACCTCACGGACTACCTCGAGCGCAAGCCGAAGGCGCTGTCCGGTGGTCAGCGCCAGCGCGTGGCCATGGGCCGGGCGATCGTGCGCCAGCCGCAGGTCTTCCTCATGGACGAGCCGCTGTCCAACCTGGACGCCAAGCTGCGCGTGCAGACCCGCACCCAGATCGCCTCGCTGCAGCGCCGCCTGGGCGTCACCACCGTCTACGTCACCCACGACCAGGTCGAGGCGATGACGATGGGCGACCGCGTGGCGGTCCTCAAGGACGGCATCCTGCAGCAGTGCGACGCGCCGCGGCACATGTACGACCACCCCAACAACGTCTTCGTGGCCGGCTTCATCGGCTCCCCCGCGATGAACCTCATGACCGTGCCGGTGGCCGACGGCGGGCTCCGCCTCGGTGACTACGTCCACCCCGTCGAGCGCGGTCTGCTCTCCGGCGTCGGCAACGAGGTCGTCCTGGGTGTCCGCCCCGAGGACGTCGAGCTGTCCGACTCCGGCCGCGGCCTGCCGATCGAGATCGACGTCGTCGAGGAGCTCGGCGCCGACGCCTACATCTACGGCGAGCTGCCCGGCGCCTCGGTGACGGACAAGCCGTTCATCGCCCGCGTCGACGGCCGCACCCCGCCGAAGAAGGGTGAGGTCGTGCACTTCCAGCCCAAGGGCGACCACGTGCACCTCTTCCACGCCGAGACCGGCGAGCGCATCGGCAGCTGA